Genomic segment of Streptomyces sp. NBC_01210:
CCGACGGGCCGGTGCGAGGCACCACCGCCGATATCGCGATCCGCGACTGGGCCCGCCGCGACGCGGCCGTCGCCGAGCGCCTGCGCCGCGTCGACAACCGCCGTATGGACTACCTGCGTTCCCTGTTCTCCTCCTTCTGCCCCGACGAGGACGAGGTCGAGGTCCGCTGCCTGCTCGCCGTCTCGGTGCGCATCGGGAACCACTTCAACGCCGCCGACAACGGCAAGCGCAGCCGCGCGGAAGTGATGGAACTGATCAGGCAGCGGCTGCTGAAGTAGCCGGCCCCGCCATCGTCTCCCGCACGTGGCATCGCTCTCATGTGGCTCAACGTGCGCCTGGTCACGGCCAGGGCTGTCCGGCGGATCAAGCCGTACGAGGTGGGCGTCACCGGAAATCGCAGATGTGCATGCCGGCTTCCAACGCCTGCTCGACTTCATCACAGCCGAGGGCGCATTCGTCCGTCCGGGGTCAGTTCAGAGCGTCGATGGCCTTCACGATCAGCGCCCGTGCCTCCTGCCCGTACACCGCCACGCTCCGCAGCTCCTCGAACGCCTTCAGGTACAGGGCGATCTCGCTCGGCTGAGTGATGTTCACCTGCGCGGACAGCAGCTCGACCGACACGAGGGTGTCGTCGTACATGTGGAACGTCTCCTGCGGCCAGATCCGGCGCTGCCGGGTGGCCATCGGGATCACGCCGAGGCAGACAGACGGCAGAGCGCCCGCCGTGAGGAGGTAACCCAGCTGCGCGGTCATCGCGTCCGCGTCGCCGAGCCGGTAGTGCAGAGCGGCTTCCTCAACCAGGAGAACGAACCGGTGTCCCTGCTCGTGGATGACGCGGGAGCGCTCGACTCTGGCAGCAGCTGCCTCGGCCCCGTCGTTGGGGATCTCGCGGAAGTCGGCGATAGTGCTCAGCAACGCAGCTGCGTAGCCCTCGGTCTGCAGGAGGCCGGGGACCAGCGTCGACGAGTAGACGCGGAACAGCTGGGTGTCGTGGAACAACTCCACGTAGTTGTCCTGGAGTTGCTTCAGCCCACTGCGCACCTGGTGGCGCCACTCGCTATAGATCGACTCTGCGTTGAGGGGCCGGGCGATTTCGCGGGCAGCCTGCGCAGACGAGGACGTGGAGCTGGGCATACCTGTCCGTTCCTTCCTGCTAGTGGATCTGATACTGGCCGTGTGGGATCGCGCGTGTCCACACGGCCTCAAAGGCTTCGGCACACAGCTTCGCGGCGGCCGGGTCGTCACTGATCTCCCCGCCCATGGACGATCCGTCGCCGGCGAAGTGGTTCCAGCGCACCCAATGATTGTCGAAGAGCCAGAAGTCGTTGCCGGGCAGGGCGATGTCCGAGGCGCGGCGACGTGGCAGCCACCGCACCTGCTCACCGGCTGCGATGTTCGTGAACGTGCCGGAGTGCTCGTACTGGATGTACTCGCTGACCGGCTCGGACACGATGCGGGCCCGGCGGACGACTACACCGCGGGCGACCGTCTCTGACATGAGGTCGAGCCACGGCCGCCACCAGGACGCGCGGTCGGCGGGATCATGACGGAAACCGCTCTTCCATGCGGCGAACGGACCCGCCTCATAGTCGACGGCATAAGAGTCACGCATCTCCAGATGCACGGCGGAGCGTGTGCATCCATGGATCAGTTTGTCGAATGTCGGAACGCTCGACTGCATCGCACGCCTCCCTGATCACGGGGAACTTCGCGGCGCAAGGCCGCCGAGCCGATAGTCGTCCTCGTCGAACATGTCTGTCAGGTCAGAGCCTCGATGGCTCTCACTATCAGCGCCCGTGCCTCCGCTCCGTACACCGCCTGCCGGTGCAGCTCCCCGAACGCCTTCAGGTACTGGACAACCTCGTCCGGCGCGGTGATCTTCACGGAGGCCGACAACGGCTCATGGTGTACCCGCTCGTCGTCGAAGACTGTGAACGTCTCGATGGGCCACATGGAGCGCTCTGCACCGGCCGGGATGACGCCCAGCGACACGGACGGCAGATCCATCACCGAGAGCAGTGAGCCGAGTTGGCCGGCCATCGTTCCGGCATCTCCGATGCGGTAGTGCAAGACCCCTTCCTCGATGACGATCGCGAGGCGCCGATTCCCTTGCCGAACGAGACGTGAGCGATCCATACGTGCGTTGACGGCTTCGGCCACGTCGTCCGGGAGGCCGCGGAAGGTGGCGATGGCCTGCAGCAGCGCCGTGGCGTAGCCGGGCGTCTGCAGGAAGCCGGGCACCACGTTGGAGCAGTAGACCTTGAGGTGTTTGGTCCGCTTGTACAGCGGAAGGTCTGCCTGCTGGAGGCGTTTGAGCCCGGTGCGCTGAAGCCGCCTCCACTGGACGTACATGGAGTCGGCTTGCCGGTTCGCCGCAACGAGGTCGGGCGCCTGCCCGTCGGCTCCGCAGGCGAGGCACCACAACCTGATGTCCGCATCGGACGGTGGCGTCTTGGCGCTCTCGATGCGCGACGACTTCGACTCGTGCCATCCGCAGCGAGCCGCCAGCTCCCGCTTGGTGATGCCCGCGTCCAGCCGTACCTCCCGCAGCCGCTCGGCAAGCGCGGCGCGTGCGGATTGCACGCTGGACGACGCGGACTCGGTCATGTGCCCGCGGACTATCGGATCCGGTACTGATCGTGCGGGGTTGCGCGATCCCAGACGGTTTCGAACGCGGCAGCACAGAGCTTCAGTATGGCCGGGGCTTCCGTGAGCTCGTCTTCCACCACGGCGCCGTCGCCGTCGAAGTGGTGGACCCGAAGCAGAGCGCCGTCGAAGAGCCAGAAGTCATTCCCAGGAAGGGCAATGTCTGTGGCCAGCCGACGTGGCAGCCAGCGCACTTGCTCGCCTGCGGTGACGTTGGCAGTCGTGACGTAGTGCTCCCACTGGATGTATTCGCTCACAGGCTCGGAGACGATACGAGCCCGCCGGATGACGACCCCGCGGGCGACCGCGTCTGCGATCGTCTGGTCGTAGGCATGCCACCACGTCGCCCGGTCCTCCCAGTCGATGCGGTCTCCGCGCCGCCAGGCTTCGAAGCGCTCGTTGTCGGCGTAGCTGTCGCGCATTTCAAGGTGCGTGGCGGACGTGTGAGAGCTGGCCAGCAGCTCAGCGAAGCTCGGGGTTTCCCCGCTCGATCGCATCGCACGCCTTCCTGATCACCGGCACCATGCGCGCCGGAATCCTGATGATGGCCTCAGTCTCCGGCACGGATCCGTTCGCCGGGCTGGTCGCCTCGCATTCAGCAACTGTTCCGGCGTCAGGCTTTCAGCCCTGGAAGAGCAGCTCCCGCGCCTCTTCGTCGGCCCACACTGTCGGGCAGTGATCGCGGTCTGTGTCTGGATCGATGCCGATGAACCGTAACGCCATGTCGACCTCCAACGCCTGGTTGCGTGCTCGGACTTGCATCACTTTCAGGCTATTGCCGCAGACCGTCAAGGTCGTGAACCGGCCAGGTACAGGTCAGATCCATTGCTGTGCAAGTTGGTGCAGGTTTATGGCGGACGCAGGGGCGCGATTCCTACCGTCGGCATCAGAGCTGATCGCCGACGAGGGGCCAGGCCGTGATGACGTTGAGGGTGTACCGCGTGGACGCCGCGACCCGCCGTCGGCGCGAGACCTACAGGCTGACGATCCCGACGAGCGACCCCGAGCGGCTCCCGGACTCCCTCACCTTTCCGCCGTGCGCCTGCCCCCGCTGCAGGGCCGCCCGGTGACCGCGTCCACGGCCGACGCGCGCGTGCTGCCCGCGGCCGGAGATCTGAGTTGGGAGCAGTACGCCGGGCGAGCCTGCGTCTGGTGCGGCAAGCCGTTGACCGTCGGCGCGCGCAGTGTCGGCACAGCACGCGGCCGGGAAGGCGTCCACGTCCTCGACATCGAGGTGTACGCGGGCCCGTGCTGCCCGTAGCCACCGACACCAGAGCTCCGCCTCGGCCGACGACTCCGGCCAGGAACCCCGGCCGAGGCGGTGATGGGACCCCCTGAGGGACCCGCGTGCACGACGGCGTGAGGGGAGGCCTCGCGCCGAGGACGCACCCAAGGAGCATCACATGACCGCTCTCGCAACGGAACAGATCACCGGCCGGCAGCTCGTCGACTCCAACCTCTTCGAACGGCTCGTCACCTTCCTCGAGTTCGAGGAGGAGATGGACCGGCCCCAGGCCGAACGCGTGATGGACCAGGCGCTCGCCTTCATCGACATGGCCGGGCATCGCAGCGACGTACCGCTGTCCCCGTCTCGGAAGGTCGACCCGGGCCGGCACGCCTTCATCCTGCACAGCCGCGAGTACGCCGACTTCTGTCACCGCCGGTTCGGCTCGTTCCTGCACCACAACCCGTTCAAGGGCCGGCGCCTGCGCGACGGCATCGCCATCAGGCGCACCGTCCGGGCCATCGGGGAGATGGGTTACGTCGTCGACCACGAACTGTGGGGCACCGCCGCGGACTGCAACCCGCCCGCCTGCTGCGGCGACGGCGACGGCTGCTGACCCGATCCCCCGCGCGGCCCGTCTCCCCCAGCGGGCCGCGCACCCTCGAGCGCAGAACGGAAACCCGCCCGTGGCCACCCTGCTCTCCGCACGCAGCCGCCTCACCGTCTTCCCGCTGGAGGGCCTGACCGTCGCGTACACCACACAGTCGAGCGACTCCCGCAGCCTCGGCGACATCGCCATCGTCGGCGTGACCGACCCGGACACCGTCACCGGCGACCACCTGTGGCGACTGGCCGCGAGCATGTACAACAACCCGCCCACCGTCCAGACACAGGCCCGGTGGATCCTCACCCAATGCACCAGGGCCCGCACCGTCAGGGCGACCTCGCACCGTGATCTGGCTGACGCGAAGTGGACCGGCGACCTGACCCGCGAGGTCCACGTCGACGCCCTCTTCGCCAACCACGCCATCCTGCGTACGGGTCGTCTCACCGTCGAATGACGGCTCGAGCGGCCGCCGGCTCGGCTCTGTCCGGGCCGTCAGGTTCGGTTTCGTCCCGCGGACGGGCCGTCGACAGT
This window contains:
- a CDS encoding DUF5753 domain-containing protein, whose product is MTTRPPRSCVPKPLRPCGHARSHTASIRSTSRKERTGMPSSTSSSAQAAREIARPLNAESIYSEWRHQVRSGLKQLQDNYVELFHDTQLFRVYSSTLVPGLLQTEGYAAALLSTIADFREIPNDGAEAAAARVERSRVIHEQGHRFVLLVEEAALHYRLGDADAMTAQLGYLLTAGALPSVCLGVIPMATRQRRIWPQETFHMYDDTLVSVELLSAQVNITQPSEIALYLKAFEELRSVAVYGQEARALIVKAIDALN
- a CDS encoding DUF6879 family protein, coding for MQSSVPTFDKLIHGCTRSAVHLEMRDSYAVDYEAGPFAAWKSGFRHDPADRASWWRPWLDLMSETVARGVVVRRARIVSEPVSEYIQYEHSGTFTNIAAGEQVRWLPRRRASDIALPGNDFWLFDNHWVRWNHFAGDGSSMGGEISDDPAAAKLCAEAFEAVWTRAIPHGQYQIH
- a CDS encoding helix-turn-helix domain-containing protein; its protein translation is MTESASSSVQSARAALAERLREVRLDAGITKRELAARCGWHESKSSRIESAKTPPSDADIRLWCLACGADGQAPDLVAANRQADSMYVQWRRLQRTGLKRLQQADLPLYKRTKHLKVYCSNVVPGFLQTPGYATALLQAIATFRGLPDDVAEAVNARMDRSRLVRQGNRRLAIVIEEGVLHYRIGDAGTMAGQLGSLLSVMDLPSVSLGVIPAGAERSMWPIETFTVFDDERVHHEPLSASVKITAPDEVVQYLKAFGELHRQAVYGAEARALIVRAIEALT
- a CDS encoding DUF6879 family protein, producing MRDSYADNERFEAWRRGDRIDWEDRATWWHAYDQTIADAVARGVVIRRARIVSEPVSEYIQWEHYVTTANVTAGEQVRWLPRRLATDIALPGNDFWLFDGALLRVHHFDGDGAVVEDELTEAPAILKLCAAAFETVWDRATPHDQYRIR
- a CDS encoding glycine-rich domain-containing protein: MTALATEQITGRQLVDSNLFERLVTFLEFEEEMDRPQAERVMDQALAFIDMAGHRSDVPLSPSRKVDPGRHAFILHSREYADFCHRRFGSFLHHNPFKGRRLRDGIAIRRTVRAIGEMGYVVDHELWGTAADCNPPACCGDGDGC